A window of the Prosthecobacter debontii genome harbors these coding sequences:
- a CDS encoding SGNH/GDSL hydrolase family protein, with protein MRLHSLPLVLALAALAGFSPAQTPKASDVSKLDPAMGVNKQAEDHLEWHDVTTWGVEGRILPDQERKRWFDRLPASAEGKVTDKVWNLSRDSAGMMVRFKTDATAISVHYKLSKATIGMPHMPATGVSGVDLYARDTDGKWKWVMVTKPAAQEVKVEIIKELAPGYREYAAYLPLYNGVESLSIGVAKGSKFEGLAPRKNPIVFYGTSITHGACASRPGMVHTGILGRRFDKPVVNLGFSGNGRMDKEVGDYLVQVDAAVYVIDCLPNMQPAQVTEKTIPLVKQLRAAKPETPIILVEDRRFTNNWITPKKHQFHTDNHAALKAAYETLQKEGVKNLFYIPGDSLYGDDTEGATDASHASDLGFMRQADIFEPVIRKALGE; from the coding sequence ATGCGACTTCATTCCCTTCCCCTTGTGCTGGCGCTTGCCGCCCTCGCCGGTTTTTCCCCTGCTCAAACCCCGAAAGCGAGCGATGTGTCCAAGCTGGACCCCGCTATGGGCGTCAACAAACAGGCGGAAGACCATCTGGAGTGGCACGATGTCACGACCTGGGGTGTCGAAGGCCGCATCCTGCCTGATCAAGAGCGCAAACGCTGGTTTGACCGTCTGCCAGCCAGTGCCGAGGGCAAAGTGACCGACAAGGTCTGGAACCTAAGCCGTGACAGCGCCGGCATGATGGTGCGCTTCAAGACCGATGCCACGGCCATCAGTGTGCACTACAAGCTGAGCAAAGCCACCATCGGCATGCCTCACATGCCCGCCACCGGTGTCAGCGGCGTGGACCTCTATGCCCGGGATACCGATGGCAAATGGAAGTGGGTCATGGTGACCAAACCCGCCGCCCAAGAAGTGAAGGTGGAGATCATCAAAGAGCTCGCCCCTGGCTACCGTGAATACGCCGCCTACCTGCCCCTCTACAATGGTGTGGAGTCCCTCAGCATCGGCGTGGCCAAAGGCAGCAAGTTTGAGGGGCTCGCTCCTCGGAAGAACCCCATCGTCTTCTACGGCACCAGCATCACCCATGGCGCCTGCGCCAGCCGCCCAGGCATGGTACACACTGGCATTCTGGGCCGCCGCTTTGATAAGCCCGTTGTGAACCTTGGCTTCTCCGGCAATGGTCGCATGGACAAGGAAGTGGGAGACTACCTCGTGCAAGTGGATGCCGCCGTCTATGTAATCGATTGCCTACCCAACATGCAGCCTGCCCAGGTCACCGAAAAGACGATCCCACTGGTGAAGCAACTCCGCGCCGCCAAGCCCGAGACCCCCATCATCCTCGTTGAAGACCGCCGCTTCACCAATAACTGGATCACGCCGAAAAAGCATCAGTTCCACACCGACAATCACGCTGCCCTCAAAGCGGCCTATGAAACCCTGCAAAAAGAAGGCGTGAAGAATCTCTTCTACATCCCGGGTGATAGCCTCTATGGCGACGACACTGAAGGTGCCACCGACGCCTCCCACGCCAGCGACCTCGGCTTCATGCGTCAGGCCGACATCTTTGAGCCGGTCATTCGCAAGGCCTTGGGTGAGTAA
- a CDS encoding rhomboid family intramembrane serine protease — protein MSWLPESKDHLPLTWWKSNPIYLSAILALAGVASMILTAILGSSVTQYLIFTFEGLQQFRLWTPATYVLVNWPSVWLLLGCFMLWRFGEAVERHLGRRSFVRLLIILLLVSPLLVSLAAFLGSARGCSGMMELEFGVFIAFATLYPRAQISLIFFTLEVWILAAVFVGVSALSCIATRDWISLLMLTGQVGTAIAYIRYEQGVLKMPDLSSLKPTKAPPMTRMSVGPAPAKSPRKHSPAVDDILEKISRDGMHSLTEEERRVLDKASEDLQKKKP, from the coding sequence ATGTCCTGGCTGCCTGAATCCAAGGATCACCTGCCCCTCACCTGGTGGAAGAGTAATCCCATCTATCTATCTGCCATCTTGGCTCTGGCGGGTGTCGCCAGCATGATCCTGACGGCCATTCTGGGGTCGTCCGTGACCCAATACCTCATCTTTACCTTCGAAGGACTCCAGCAATTCCGCCTATGGACGCCTGCCACGTATGTGCTGGTCAACTGGCCCAGCGTCTGGCTCTTGCTCGGCTGCTTCATGCTGTGGCGCTTCGGTGAAGCTGTGGAGAGGCACCTGGGGAGGCGCAGCTTTGTGCGCTTGCTGATCATTCTGCTGCTCGTTTCCCCGCTGTTGGTCAGCCTTGCCGCCTTCCTGGGTTCGGCACGCGGATGTTCGGGCATGATGGAGCTGGAGTTCGGCGTGTTTATCGCCTTTGCCACGCTTTACCCTCGTGCCCAGATCTCGCTGATCTTCTTTACCCTGGAAGTGTGGATTTTAGCAGCCGTCTTCGTTGGCGTTTCGGCTCTGTCCTGCATTGCGACTCGTGATTGGATCTCCCTACTGATGCTCACAGGCCAAGTGGGCACCGCCATCGCTTACATTCGCTATGAACAGGGTGTGCTCAAAATGCCCGATCTCTCGTCCCTAAAGCCCACCAAGGCTCCACCAATGACCCGCATGAGTGTCGGGCCCGCTCCGGCAAAAAGCCCGCGTAAACACAGCCCTGCAGTGGATGACATCCTGGAGAAAATCAGCCGTGACGGTATGCACAGCCTCACCGAGGAAGAAAGGCGGGTGCTGGACAAAGCGAGCGAGGATCTCCAAAAGAAGAAGCCCTAG
- a CDS encoding NADPH-dependent FMN reductase, producing MITLLSGTNRPGSNTRKITALIERFYLQMGVPCQVLDLADLPAEIFSPTAYAEKPAAFAPFADAILASSGVVIITPEYNGSFPGVLKYFIDMLPFPESFENRPVCFIGLAAGMWGALRSVEQLQHILGYRNAHVYPAKVFMPGIGQLLKDGELIDPALVERLQTQAAGFAEFVSRLKA from the coding sequence ATGATCACACTCCTCAGTGGCACCAATCGTCCCGGCAGTAACACACGGAAAATCACGGCTCTGATTGAGCGGTTTTATTTGCAGATGGGAGTGCCCTGTCAGGTGCTTGATCTCGCGGATCTTCCTGCCGAGATCTTCTCTCCAACGGCTTATGCGGAGAAACCTGCAGCCTTTGCTCCCTTTGCGGATGCCATCCTCGCTAGTTCAGGTGTGGTCATCATCACGCCTGAATACAACGGCAGCTTCCCGGGCGTGCTGAAGTATTTCATCGACATGCTGCCTTTCCCGGAAAGCTTTGAAAACCGGCCCGTATGCTTCATCGGGCTTGCGGCAGGGATGTGGGGGGCCCTTCGCTCGGTCGAGCAACTCCAGCATATCCTGGGCTATCGAAACGCTCATGTGTATCCGGCCAAGGTTTTCATGCCGGGTATCGGTCAGCTTTTGAAGGATGGCGAACTCATTGATCCTGCTCTGGTGGAGCGCTTGCAGACACAAGCTGCGGGTTTTGCAGAGTTCGTGTCTCGTTTGAAAGCCTGA
- a CDS encoding DUF1501 domain-containing protein has product MNLHRELITEYSRYRTRRWFFKECGVGLAGIAALDMMNASKVAAAPSGLNPLAPKRSHYSAKAKRVIYLFMGGAPSHLELFDHKPELAKWDGQLPPADLLKGYRAAFINPNSKLMGPKFKFARHGQSGAEIGELLPHTAKIADDLTIVKSMKTDAFNHAPAQILMSTGAQIFGRPSFGAWTLYGLGTENQDLPGYVVLQSGQKGPSGGMSNFGCGFLPTVYQGVPFRSSGEPVLYLSNPQGISTQTQRHTLDTLKQLNEERLEVMGDPEIASRINSFELAYRMQKTAPEIMDIGREPQHILDMYGAKPGEASFANNCLLARRLIESGVRFVQLFHEAWDHHGGLTKGLKDQCGQTDQPCAALVRDLKQRGLLEDTLVIWGGEFGRTPMVQGGSDGRDHHPNAFTMWFAGGGMKPGLTLGTTDEFGFNVTEDPVHVHDLHATLLHLLGFEHTKLAVKFQGLDMRLTNVHGELVPKLLA; this is encoded by the coding sequence ATGAATCTGCACAGGGAGCTGATCACTGAATATTCACGCTACCGGACTCGCCGTTGGTTTTTTAAAGAATGCGGGGTCGGGCTCGCGGGGATCGCCGCATTGGATATGATGAATGCGTCCAAGGTGGCTGCGGCTCCCTCGGGGCTGAATCCTTTGGCACCGAAGAGATCCCACTATTCGGCCAAGGCCAAGCGAGTGATCTATCTCTTCATGGGAGGAGCACCGAGCCACCTGGAGCTTTTCGACCATAAACCCGAGCTAGCTAAGTGGGATGGTCAGTTGCCTCCAGCAGATTTGTTGAAGGGCTATCGTGCCGCGTTCATCAATCCGAACAGCAAGCTGATGGGGCCGAAATTCAAGTTTGCTCGGCATGGGCAGAGTGGTGCCGAGATCGGTGAGTTGCTACCCCACACGGCCAAGATTGCGGATGATCTGACGATTGTGAAGTCCATGAAAACGGATGCGTTCAATCACGCTCCGGCACAGATTCTCATGAGCACCGGAGCGCAGATCTTTGGGCGTCCGAGTTTTGGTGCTTGGACGCTCTATGGCTTGGGCACCGAGAATCAGGACTTGCCAGGTTATGTGGTTCTCCAGAGTGGGCAAAAAGGCCCGAGCGGCGGGATGTCGAACTTTGGCTGCGGGTTCTTGCCGACCGTCTATCAAGGCGTGCCTTTCCGAAGCAGCGGGGAACCCGTGTTATACTTGAGCAATCCCCAAGGGATCAGCACCCAGACGCAGCGCCATACGCTGGATACTCTGAAACAGCTCAATGAAGAGCGGCTGGAGGTGATGGGAGATCCTGAGATTGCTTCACGGATCAACAGCTTCGAGCTGGCCTATCGCATGCAAAAGACGGCACCTGAAATCATGGATATCGGCCGTGAACCTCAACACATCTTGGACATGTATGGGGCTAAGCCGGGCGAGGCCTCATTTGCAAACAACTGTTTGTTAGCGAGGCGGTTGATCGAAAGCGGTGTTCGTTTCGTACAGCTCTTCCATGAAGCCTGGGATCACCACGGCGGTTTGACCAAGGGACTGAAAGATCAATGCGGGCAGACCGATCAACCGTGTGCTGCGTTGGTGCGAGACCTGAAGCAGCGAGGCTTGCTCGAAGATACCTTGGTGATTTGGGGGGGCGAATTTGGTCGCACGCCGATGGTGCAGGGGGGAAGCGATGGCCGTGACCATCACCCGAATGCCTTCACCATGTGGTTTGCCGGAGGTGGGATGAAACCTGGCCTCACTTTAGGGACGACCGATGAGTTCGGCTTCAATGTCACAGAAGATCCGGTCCATGTGCATGATCTGCATGCGACCCTACTGCATCTGCTGGGCTTCGAGCATACCAAGCTGGCCGTGAAGTTTCAGGGGCTGGACATGCGCCTGACGAATGTTCACGGCGAACTGGTGCCAAAGTTGCTGGCATGA
- a CDS encoding DUF7453 family protein, whose product MTKSFIKDRLQPGVGIRRTLKLKGLLSLVAIPLLSYQASAQIAPVNVQGLDGVSALVLANAIKGTGIQSFENVTLVGKVGTATTKGGGSSSAGTFSGGENIIGFGAGIILSTGGVFDVPGPNSAENRTQSNGTGGDADLAALINANVSSLNDKTVLEFDFVPTYPTIAFRYVFGSDEYNEYANSQFNDVFGFFVNGTQPEHNVARIPGTSLPVAINSVNGGKPLGTNAKNPQYFVNNSPQAFNLEMDGFTVVLTAQASVIPGQVNHIKIAIADLIDSAWDSNVFIEESSFVSGHAPIALADGYKTPLDTPLTVIDSGVLANDTDEDNNLDHAQLIDKPAHGTVVLNDAGGFTYTPQTGYSGPDSFTYLAIDATNIQSNLATVSITVGAANSVPSGSSNTISVLKNAVNPVPLSGFIFVDSDAGNSLTAVKIQGITIPAGASLQINGVDVTVGQTIPAVVVANGQLKFTPASGEFGVSYAQISYQVSDGMSLSGTQQLVIDVQDSSPEISVYGNNIEITNGDATPSASDHTYFGSVTVTNGSVNRVFTIANDGNADLNVEAVSITGPHASDFNVTIQPNVNVTPGATTTFTVQFDPTADGLRTAQVRFVNSDGDESPYTFTIQGNGGAVPVAPEIAISGNNVEIASGDTTPASADHTDFGVVDAVNALSRQRIFSISNSGTDVLNITGSVMITGAADFSLTTPPSSSSVAINGSTSFAITFAPTSIGLKTATVTVSSNDDDEPTYTFSIQGTGAGVPLVTTLPATDVKTYVTTLKGSLNPKGASATVYFEYSTDSTFTNDVFYTLPQDVSAADSAEAVETIISSLMPETLYYFRIVATNSLGTSYGSPLSFTTGYACIGKQPLTDSDGLIGGGLVYRPLGGLINNAGRVTFNAYGMIGTGSIAYTNEQLLLSDASGSLRVIAREATEVSPGQTLTGTFSQILLSETGRSVTLERLNGAPVTSDYLYLSSPADGLSLSVVSREGDSAPGGGTFLSGVNKPVIDSLHRIYFFSSLDGVSASRNNGIWYEDAGTLLNLVKKGDNVSSAVGDLAWLNNITPYLSAGGDGCVFQATLQSNPDDSTQKTNGQRNLALFSVKPGSPVTMLVRKGDEISGTGGGKISNISGLARSQNEDHAYLGFLGQGGGITASDDQLLVAIIDGVSHVVAREGTTPIVDGLTVQTFGDFYICTNDEVIFKAVLKGATATTDNVICSWSPTNGMSIIAREGSPAGSSGLDIGTIQVFSVSDNGMVALQCILSDGNYGLLRDKRDGNGMQMLDSSGPTSSVILNGVVRTIQSFSLYSKCVNTSGGGGGMGSAINNSGETFVVLSLDTKNFVARIYR is encoded by the coding sequence ATGACAAAATCATTTATCAAAGATAGGCTGCAGCCGGGTGTTGGAATCCGGCGCACATTGAAGCTGAAAGGTCTCCTCTCGCTTGTGGCGATCCCTCTATTGTCATATCAGGCCTCTGCACAAATTGCCCCAGTGAATGTTCAGGGACTTGATGGGGTCAGTGCCTTAGTTTTGGCAAATGCTATTAAAGGAACAGGTATCCAGTCGTTCGAGAATGTCACCTTAGTTGGTAAAGTGGGAACGGCGACGACTAAGGGTGGAGGGAGTTCTTCCGCCGGAACGTTTTCAGGAGGAGAAAACATTATTGGATTTGGCGCTGGGATCATCTTGAGCACCGGAGGCGTTTTTGACGTGCCTGGTCCAAATTCGGCTGAGAATAGAACTCAATCCAACGGAACGGGAGGTGATGCGGATCTTGCGGCGCTCATCAATGCCAATGTTTCTAGCCTGAACGATAAAACCGTTCTCGAATTCGATTTTGTTCCAACATACCCCACGATTGCTTTTCGTTATGTATTTGGGTCGGATGAATACAATGAATATGCCAACTCCCAATTCAACGATGTGTTCGGCTTTTTTGTGAACGGGACACAACCCGAGCACAATGTTGCCCGGATCCCTGGAACAAGTTTGCCAGTAGCAATCAATAGCGTGAATGGCGGAAAGCCATTAGGAACAAATGCTAAGAACCCACAGTATTTTGTTAATAATTCCCCACAGGCATTTAATCTTGAAATGGATGGTTTTACCGTGGTTTTGACGGCGCAGGCTTCTGTGATACCGGGGCAAGTCAATCATATTAAAATTGCCATTGCAGATCTGATTGACTCTGCCTGGGACTCCAATGTTTTTATCGAGGAAAGCAGCTTTGTTTCTGGCCATGCACCCATTGCTTTAGCCGATGGTTACAAGACTCCCCTGGATACGCCATTGACCGTGATCGATAGCGGCGTGTTAGCCAATGACACGGACGAAGACAATAATCTGGATCATGCACAACTGATTGATAAGCCCGCTCACGGAACGGTAGTTTTGAATGATGCGGGAGGCTTTACCTACACTCCTCAGACTGGATATTCTGGGCCAGATAGCTTCACCTATCTGGCTATTGATGCCACTAACATTCAGTCGAATCTTGCGACAGTCTCCATCACAGTAGGAGCTGCGAATTCGGTGCCTTCAGGATCATCGAACACGATTTCAGTGCTTAAAAATGCAGTCAATCCGGTGCCTCTGTCTGGATTCATCTTTGTCGATTCAGATGCAGGAAACTCCCTGACAGCAGTGAAGATTCAGGGTATCACGATACCTGCAGGAGCTTCTTTGCAAATCAATGGAGTGGATGTGACAGTCGGACAAACCATTCCGGCGGTGGTTGTTGCCAATGGGCAGCTCAAATTTACGCCCGCATCTGGAGAATTTGGAGTTTCTTATGCCCAGATTTCTTATCAAGTTTCTGATGGGATGAGCCTGAGTGGAACTCAGCAGTTGGTCATTGATGTTCAGGATTCTTCTCCTGAAATCTCCGTTTACGGGAACAACATCGAAATCACGAATGGTGATGCGACACCCTCTGCATCCGATCATACCTATTTTGGAAGTGTCACTGTGACGAATGGGAGTGTGAATCGCGTGTTCACGATCGCTAACGATGGCAACGCTGATCTCAATGTCGAAGCCGTGAGCATCACCGGCCCACACGCAAGTGATTTCAATGTCACGATTCAACCGAACGTGAATGTAACTCCAGGAGCGACTACGACTTTTACCGTTCAGTTCGACCCGACAGCAGATGGCCTGCGTACTGCTCAGGTCCGGTTCGTCAACAGCGATGGCGATGAGTCACCTTACACCTTCACAATTCAGGGTAATGGAGGGGCGGTACCAGTGGCTCCCGAGATTGCGATTAGCGGGAATAATGTCGAGATCGCTAGCGGTGATACGACACCCGCCTCCGCAGATCATACGGATTTTGGTGTGGTAGATGCCGTCAACGCTCTCAGCAGGCAGCGCATTTTTTCGATCAGCAATAGCGGAACAGATGTTTTGAATATCACGGGTTCAGTGATGATCACCGGGGCAGCGGACTTCAGCCTCACAACGCCACCAAGTTCGTCTTCTGTGGCAATCAATGGTTCGACTTCGTTTGCGATCACCTTCGCCCCGACCAGTATCGGTCTGAAAACAGCCACTGTTACCGTGAGCAGCAATGACGATGATGAACCTACCTACACGTTCAGCATTCAGGGGACGGGAGCTGGGGTGCCTCTGGTCACGACCTTGCCGGCAACCGATGTGAAGACGTATGTCACAACGCTTAAAGGTAGCCTCAATCCTAAGGGGGCTTCTGCGACTGTGTATTTTGAATACTCCACGGATTCAACATTCACGAATGATGTTTTTTACACCTTGCCGCAGGACGTCTCAGCAGCAGACAGTGCGGAAGCGGTGGAAACAATCATTTCCTCGCTGATGCCGGAGACGCTGTATTACTTTCGAATCGTCGCGACCAATAGCCTAGGAACAAGCTACGGCAGTCCTCTGTCATTCACCACGGGATACGCCTGCATTGGTAAACAGCCACTGACAGATAGCGACGGTTTGATTGGGGGAGGACTGGTTTATCGTCCACTAGGAGGTCTCATCAATAATGCAGGACGTGTGACCTTTAACGCCTACGGCATGATCGGTACAGGATCGATCGCTTACACGAATGAGCAGCTCCTTTTATCGGATGCCAGCGGTTCGTTGCGGGTCATTGCCCGTGAGGCCACAGAAGTCTCGCCAGGTCAAACTCTCACGGGGACCTTTTCGCAAATATTGCTTTCCGAAACGGGCCGGTCAGTGACTTTGGAGCGTTTGAATGGTGCTCCTGTGACCTCAGATTACCTTTATTTGTCGTCGCCTGCCGATGGCTTGAGCTTATCTGTGGTAAGCCGCGAAGGTGATTCTGCTCCCGGGGGAGGTACCTTTTTGTCGGGTGTAAACAAACCAGTCATCGATTCTCTCCATCGTATTTACTTCTTCAGTAGCCTGGATGGAGTCTCTGCTAGTCGTAATAATGGCATCTGGTATGAGGATGCGGGAACGCTTCTTAACTTGGTCAAAAAAGGAGATAATGTGAGTTCTGCTGTGGGTGATCTAGCTTGGTTAAATAATATAACACCTTACTTGTCTGCAGGCGGGGATGGCTGTGTTTTCCAGGCTACCCTGCAATCGAATCCAGACGATTCGACTCAGAAAACGAATGGTCAGCGTAATTTGGCGCTGTTTAGCGTTAAACCAGGGTCTCCAGTCACTATGCTCGTTCGTAAGGGAGACGAAATTTCAGGAACAGGCGGTGGCAAGATATCAAACATATCAGGGCTGGCACGCAGTCAAAACGAGGACCATGCTTATCTTGGTTTTTTGGGCCAAGGTGGCGGTATCACAGCATCTGATGACCAACTCTTAGTGGCGATTATCGATGGTGTCTCACATGTGGTGGCTCGTGAAGGAACGACCCCTATTGTGGATGGCCTAACCGTTCAAACTTTTGGTGATTTTTACATCTGCACGAATGACGAAGTGATTTTCAAAGCGGTGTTAAAGGGCGCTACAGCAACCACCGACAATGTCATTTGCTCTTGGAGCCCAACGAACGGAATGAGCATTATAGCTCGTGAAGGCAGTCCCGCAGGTTCGTCAGGTCTCGACATCGGAACAATCCAGGTGTTTTCGGTAAGCGATAATGGAATGGTCGCTCTTCAATGCATTCTTAGCGACGGAAATTACGGGCTCTTGCGTGATAAGCGAGATGGCAACGGCATGCAGATGCTGGACAGTTCAGGCCCCACAAGCTCCGTCATTCTGAACGGTGTGGTGCGCACGATTCAGTCCTTTTCGCTCTACTCCAAATGCGTGAACACGAGTGGTGGCGGGGGAGGAATGGGATCGGCGATCAACAATTCGGGTGAGACCTTTGTTGTGTTGTCTTTGGATACCAAAAATTTCGTCGCGAGAATTTATCGGTGA
- a CDS encoding RNA polymerase sigma factor, translating into MIHDADTSAMQRLAGGEDTALNEIIHRWQDRLISFLWHMSHDQIVARDLAQETFVRLYQNRHRYRPHAPFASYLFQIARNLLFNHVRWSKRHPSESLEFLSDEGFDPEGNEPSPDKAMVGTETIHQVRLAIADLPDELREAFILFTYQDLSYREISATLGCSEKAVETRIYRARQILKEKLSSLVPSA; encoded by the coding sequence TTGATACACGACGCCGATACCAGCGCCATGCAAAGGCTAGCGGGCGGTGAAGATACCGCTCTCAACGAAATCATTCATCGCTGGCAGGATCGCCTGATCTCCTTCCTCTGGCACATGAGCCATGACCAGATCGTGGCACGTGATTTGGCCCAGGAAACCTTCGTTCGTCTCTATCAGAACAGGCATCGCTACCGGCCTCATGCGCCGTTTGCGTCTTATCTCTTTCAAATCGCGCGTAACCTTCTTTTCAACCACGTGCGCTGGAGCAAGCGCCATCCGTCGGAGTCCTTAGAGTTTCTGTCTGACGAAGGCTTCGATCCCGAGGGAAACGAGCCCTCCCCGGATAAAGCCATGGTGGGAACCGAGACGATTCATCAAGTGAGACTGGCCATCGCGGATCTACCTGACGAACTTCGCGAAGCCTTCATCTTATTTACGTATCAAGACCTGAGTTATCGCGAGATCAGCGCCACCCTCGGTTGCTCGGAAAAAGCCGTGGAAACCCGCATTTACCGGGCGCGCCAGATTTTGAAGGAAAAGCTGAGCTCCCTCGTGCCCTCCGCTTAG
- a CDS encoding DUF6807 domain-containing protein: MKSLLAALPITLLLGCPLRAAPIEFTVQGSETPRTNAIVSFQAPQEWQGIHLISTPGSSAHSTLQVDEMGSAVMILPQIGSNETLTFTATNSNTPPPPSQITVEKEGNVLHFRRRNGEKTHPILDYQMEAGAVPEGVPNVFAHGAHLHPVYSPSGRIVTGNHPADHRWHRGIWMAWTKTEFEDQHPDFWNQGKGEGKEKVSDRILAEVRFDSLERSWSGPVQAGFVSHHQFLDHHDGTREVLNETWEMTVYDLGPAYVVDLISTQTCAGQSPLHLPQYHYGGLGVRGPASWDPVDQVSMLTSNGDNRAKGDSTKAKWVRMSGDVEGQETGLAILIHPDNFRFPQPLRLNPKNPQLCIAPSQDGDWSIQPGQPYVSKYRLIIRDGASDPLALEKDWQSYAQPLKVTVK, encoded by the coding sequence ATGAAATCGCTTCTTGCCGCTCTACCGATCACCTTGCTTCTGGGCTGTCCGCTCCGTGCCGCTCCAATCGAGTTTACGGTTCAGGGTTCAGAGACCCCACGGACGAATGCAATTGTCTCCTTTCAGGCCCCTCAGGAGTGGCAAGGCATTCACCTGATTTCCACGCCGGGGAGCTCGGCGCACTCCACGCTCCAAGTGGATGAAATGGGGAGTGCCGTGATGATTCTGCCTCAAATTGGGTCCAACGAGACCCTGACATTCACGGCGACGAACTCGAACACGCCCCCACCGCCCTCTCAAATCACAGTCGAGAAGGAAGGAAACGTTCTCCATTTCCGTCGTCGGAACGGGGAGAAAACACACCCCATCCTGGATTATCAAATGGAGGCGGGGGCTGTTCCTGAAGGTGTCCCCAACGTTTTTGCCCACGGGGCGCATCTTCATCCGGTCTATTCGCCGAGTGGAAGGATCGTCACAGGCAATCATCCAGCCGACCATCGCTGGCATCGCGGGATCTGGATGGCCTGGACAAAAACCGAATTCGAAGATCAACACCCTGATTTTTGGAATCAGGGCAAAGGCGAAGGTAAGGAGAAAGTCAGCGACCGCATCCTGGCTGAAGTGCGCTTTGATTCTCTGGAAAGAAGCTGGAGCGGCCCCGTGCAGGCAGGTTTCGTCAGCCATCACCAGTTTCTGGATCACCATGACGGCACTCGGGAGGTCTTGAACGAGACTTGGGAGATGACCGTTTACGATCTCGGCCCAGCTTATGTGGTGGATCTTATCTCCACTCAAACCTGTGCGGGGCAGTCCCCACTGCATCTCCCTCAGTATCACTACGGCGGCCTAGGGGTGCGCGGACCCGCCTCGTGGGACCCCGTGGATCAGGTTTCCATGCTGACCAGCAATGGCGATAACCGGGCCAAGGGTGACTCCACCAAGGCCAAGTGGGTGCGCATGAGTGGCGATGTCGAGGGTCAAGAGACAGGCCTCGCCATCTTGATTCATCCCGACAACTTTCGCTTCCCGCAGCCGCTACGACTCAACCCCAAAAATCCCCAACTATGCATTGCGCCGTCTCAGGATGGCGACTGGAGCATCCAGCCTGGGCAGCCCTATGTTTCCAAGTATCGTTTGATCATCCGCGATGGAGCCTCCGATCCGCTGGCGTTGGAGAAGGACTGGCAATCCTATGCTCAGCCGCTGAAGGTGACCGTGAAGTGA
- the eboE gene encoding metabolite traffic protein EboE — translation MLLNHGIHLGYCTNIHRGETWEETWRGLKESTLRVKDRVSDGKPYGIGLRLSNQASVELLVPGKLAEFKDWLAANNCYVFTINGFPYGSFHGTRVKEQVFLPDWSSKERLEYTNRLFDILAQLLPPGASGSVSTLPGSHKTFKIGTEEINAIFENVRLCREHIEKVSSATGHDLHLGFEPEPLGLFETSGEVLKFFGLYYDRHPQDKDFFKFIGLNYDTCHLAIEYETPKRALSRITGAGIRLSKLHFSSALKLKPTPEMVEKLRAFDEPVYFHQVIADYGPTTPLRRFKDLPDALQFAQTNPDQVGEEWRVHFHIPLHAQPTGGFESTRDHIEGAMDWLSQNPTKCQHIEMETYTWEVLPGDLHTGDVVDQLVKEYEWTLGEMKERGLVV, via the coding sequence ATGCTTCTCAACCACGGCATTCATCTCGGCTACTGCACCAACATTCATCGCGGCGAAACGTGGGAAGAGACGTGGCGTGGGCTGAAGGAATCCACACTGCGCGTCAAAGACCGAGTCAGTGATGGCAAGCCCTATGGCATCGGCCTGCGACTCAGCAACCAAGCCTCCGTTGAGCTCCTGGTTCCAGGAAAACTGGCGGAGTTTAAAGACTGGCTCGCCGCCAACAATTGCTATGTTTTCACCATCAATGGCTTCCCCTACGGCTCCTTCCACGGCACCCGGGTGAAGGAACAGGTTTTCCTGCCCGATTGGAGTTCCAAAGAACGCCTGGAATACACCAATCGACTCTTCGATATCCTGGCCCAGCTCTTGCCTCCCGGCGCTAGTGGCAGTGTCAGCACGCTACCGGGATCTCACAAGACTTTTAAAATCGGCACCGAGGAGATCAACGCCATTTTTGAAAACGTCCGGCTCTGCCGCGAGCACATTGAGAAAGTCAGCAGCGCGACCGGGCACGACTTGCACCTGGGTTTTGAACCCGAGCCTCTCGGTCTTTTCGAAACCAGTGGCGAAGTCCTCAAATTTTTTGGCCTCTATTACGACCGCCATCCGCAGGATAAAGACTTCTTCAAATTTATCGGCCTCAACTACGACACCTGCCACCTGGCCATCGAGTATGAGACACCCAAGCGCGCCCTCTCTCGCATCACGGGGGCAGGCATTCGCCTGAGCAAACTCCACTTCAGTTCTGCACTGAAGCTCAAACCCACCCCTGAAATGGTGGAAAAACTGCGCGCTTTTGATGAGCCCGTTTATTTCCATCAGGTCATTGCAGACTACGGCCCCACGACTCCGCTGCGTAGGTTCAAGGACCTTCCAGATGCCCTTCAGTTCGCTCAGACTAACCCCGATCAAGTGGGTGAGGAGTGGCGTGTTCACTTTCACATCCCCCTCCATGCCCAACCAACAGGCGGATTCGAAAGCACCCGCGATCATATCGAAGGAGCGATGGATTGGCTCAGCCAAAACCCCACCAAATGCCAACACATCGAAATGGAGACCTACACCTGGGAAGTCCTCCCCGGCGACCTCCATACCGGCGACGTGGTGGATCAACTGGTCAAGGAATACGAATGGACGTTGGGTGAGATGAAAGAACGCGGATTGGTGGTCTAG